One window of Cucurbita pepo subsp. pepo cultivar mu-cu-16 chromosome LG19, ASM280686v2, whole genome shotgun sequence genomic DNA carries:
- the LOC111781463 gene encoding cold shock domain-containing protein 4-like, with the protein MHFLPPTFSLPTSISVFLLSPILTFLSQTTCNPQKRVQMNRHMAISALLVAVLLLSPPFSLATARNSGGGGFDGMFGPGNGFDDIPGFGKGWDKGIIGGGYGGGYGGPKGGYGKGGIIRNTVVCKEKGPCYNKKVTCPAKCFSSYSRSGKGFGGGGGGGGCTIDCTKKCIGYC; encoded by the coding sequence ATGCATTTCCTGCCCCCCACTTTCTCCTTACCCACTTCCATTTCCGTATTTCTACTTTCCCCAATCCTCACTTTCCTCTCCCAAACAACTTGTAATCCTCAAAAACGCGTCCAAATGAACCGCCACATGGCTATCTCCGCTCTTCTCGTCGCCGTCCTCCTTCTCTCGCCGCCCTTCTCTCTCGCCACCGCTCGGAacagcggcggcggcggcttcGATGGGATGTTCGGACCTGGTAACGGATTTGACGACATACCCGGCTTTGGAAAGGGCTGGGATAAGGGCATCATCGGTGGAGGATATGGCGGTGGCTACGGCGGCCCCAAAGGTGGCTACGGGAAGGGCGGGATCATAAGGAACACTGTCGTGTGTAAAGAGAAAGGTCCTTGTTACAATAAGAAGGTGACTTGTCCGGCTAAGTGTTTCTCCTCCTACAGCCGATCGGGGAAGGGCTTcggcggcggaggcggaggcggTGGCTGCACCATCGACTGCACTAAGAAGTGTATCGGCTATTGTTAG
- the LOC111781462 gene encoding secretory carrier-associated membrane protein 3-like translates to MAGRYDRNPFAEEEEVNPFANPGTVAPATNSRLSPLPPEPVGFNYGHGATVDIPLDSNSGGSKSKDLKKKEKELQAKEAELKRREQEVKRREDVANRAGIVLEQKNWPPFFPIIHHDIANDIPIHLQRLQYVAFTTLLGLTLCLFWNIIAVTTAWIKGEGVKIWFLAVIYFIAGVPGGYFLWYRPLYNASRSESAMKFGWFFMFYLLHIGFCIFAAVAPPIVFKGKSLSGILPAIDLIGGQVLVGIFYFIGFGLFCLESVLSIWVIQQVYMYFRGSGKAAQMRREAARGAVRAAM, encoded by the exons ATGGCTGGTCGGTACGACAGAAACCCTTTcgctgaagaagaagaagtcaaCCCCTTTGCA AATCCTGGAACTGTTGCCCCCGCTACAAATTCCAGGCTTTCACCTCTTCCTCCAGAACCAGTCGGTTTTAATTATGGTCATGGTGCAACTGTTGACATACCACTCGATTCAAATTCTGGAGGATCAAAATCTAAg gatttgaagaagaaagagaaggaactCCAAGCGAAAGAGGCTGAATTGAAAAGGCGGGAACAG GAAGTAAAACGGAGGGAAGATGTTGCAAATCGAG CTGGAATTGTTCTAGAGCAGAAAAATTGGCCACCTTTTTTCCCAATCATCCACCATGATATTGCAAATGATATTCCTATTCATCTGCAAAGATTGCAGTACGTTGCATTTACTACATTGTTAG GGCTAACTCTTTGCCTCTTCTGGAACATCATAGCTGTTACTACAGCATGGATTAAGGGAGAAG GGGTAAAAATCTGGTTCCTTGCTGTCATCTATTTTATTGCTGGGGTCCCTGGAGGATATTTCTTGTGGTATCGCCCACTTTACAATGCATCTAG GAGTGAAAGTGCTATGAAGTTTGGATGGttctttatgttttatttg CTTCATATTGGTTTCTGCATATTTGCTGCGGTAGCACCTCCAATAGTCTTCAAGGGAAAATCTCTGAG TGGCATTTTACCTGCAATAGATCTTATTGGCGGACAAGTCTTGGTCGGA atattctattttattggatttggATTGTTCTGTCTTGAATCAGTTCTCAGCATCTGGGTTATTCAG CAAGTATACATGTACTTCCGAGGCAGCGGTAAAGCAGCTCAGATGAGGCGTGAGGCTGCCAGGGGCGCTGTGAGGGCAGCCATGTGA
- the LOC111781703 gene encoding uncharacterized protein LOC111781703 — translation MGCCVSSGKSSSSAHKFDAAAAGKIFGPLTDNGSREPPSSMEEETVKEVLSETHALKPLQISPPLKNCPPEEDEAQKPVGDKVTYEIEKKLPEIPINGIAQQASEFDEISNPDKFFATANFTDTMDGGEEVHQMVLKALPTNQSIPGDVGLKRKLSPNKTLNRRSDQSPVRRNSFVGSARLVQKRDASPAMTHRGLRTEPTQKDPDENLGRRSRSPATARFDGGGSRSALGRTPSVRKSGKSSPLRTPTAITQAQATSRKVVEENNITDGNMITQIESLENPLVSLENNHGGRSPENSSKQGGGVVGN, via the exons ATGGGTTGCTGCGTTAGTTCGGGGAAATCGTCAAGTTCAGCTCATAAATTCGATGCGGCAGCCGCTGGTAAGATATTTGGGCCGTTAACTGACAACGGAAGCAGAGAGCCGCCGTCTTCCATGGAGGAAGAGACAGTTAAAGAAGTTCTCTCTGAAACGCATGCTCTGAAACCACTGCAAATTTCGCCACCGCTGAAGAATTGCCCACCGGAAGAAGATGAAGCCCAAAAACCTGTTGGAGATAAGGTCACCTATGAGATCGAGAAGAAGCTTCCTGAAATTCCCATAAATGGAATTGCACAACAGGCTTCCGAGTTCGATGAAATTTCCAACCCGGACAAGTTTTTCGCCACCGCCAATTTCACCGATACAATGGACGGCGGTGAAGAGGTTCATCAAATGGTCTTGAAAGCACTGCCGACAAATCAATCAATTCCCGGGGACGTTgggttgaaaagaaaattgtcgCCGAACAAGACACTTAACCGGAGATCAGACCAGTCGCCGGTCCGACGAAACAGCTTTGTTGGGTCGGCGAGATTGGTTCAGAAAAGAGACGCAAGTCCAGCAATGACGCATCGAGGATTGAGGACGGAGCCTACTCAGAAAGACCCAGATGAGAATCTCGGCAGGAGATCCCGGTCCCCAGCCACCGCACGTTTCGACGGCGGAGGGTCTAGATCCGCCCTGGGGCGGACCCCATCTGTGAGAAAATCCGGTAAATCATCGCCGCTTCGCACGCCGACAGCAATAACACAAGCACAGGCGACCAGTCGAAAAGTAGtagaagaaaacaatatcacTGATGGAAACATGATCACTCAGATTGAGTCACTAGAAAACCCACTGGTTTCCTTGGA AAACAATCACGGCGGCCGGTCGCCGGAGAATTCATCAAAGCAAGGCGGTGGGGTTGTTGGTAATTGA